From the Carya illinoinensis cultivar Pawnee chromosome 4, C.illinoinensisPawnee_v1, whole genome shotgun sequence genome, one window contains:
- the LOC122306647 gene encoding PLAT domain-containing protein 2-like gives MALNTFFFFVFLSLFFTSIVRSSDDDCVYTVYIRTGSIIKGGTDSIISVRLYDKYGDYIGIKNLEAWGGLMEPGHNYFERGNLDIFSGRAPCLPAPICAINLTSDGSGPNHGWYVNYFEVTTTGAHIKCKQQQFTVEQWLALDTAPYELTAIRNYCPTVNDKPRGSLKAIV, from the exons ATGGCTCTCAacactttcttcttcttcgttttcCTCTCGCTCTTCTTCACCTCCATCGTTCGATCTTCC GACGATGACTGCGTTTACACGGTCTACATTCGGACGGGATCGATCATAAAGGGCGGGACGGACTCGATCATCAGCGTCCGCCTGTACGACAAGTACGGAGACTACATTGGGATCAAGAACCTGGAGGCCTGGGGCGGACTGATGGAGCCCGGACACAACTACTTCGAGAGAGGTAATCTGGACATCTTCAGCGGGAGGGCGCCGTGCCTACCCGCCCCGATCTGCGCGATCAACCTGACTTCCGACGGCTCGGGTCCTAACCATGGATGGTACGTCAACTACTTTGAGGTGACGACGACGGGGGCCCACATCAAGTGCAAGCAGCAGCAGTTCACGGTGGAGCAGTGGCTGGCTCTCGATACGGCGCCGTACGAGCTTACCGCCATCAGGAATTACTGCCCCACCGTAAACGACAAGCCTCGCGGTTCCCTCAAGGCTATTGTGTAA
- the LOC122306646 gene encoding inactive TPR repeat-containing thioredoxin TTL3-like yields the protein MEQKSQEKQSRCCLLNAVFGQRSFWPRRATSTGSIPGVNDPKTPGTPNSRRRRVGSDDSSIHGTPSKAAESLPKPVARHTQVPHQAPTVDYQNHGRRPCNNEAAGVVPSSAAGLRKATPCQGYINQGKRVPKDAIGISGELESIIVDHQKGQGGGNLVRASSSNVMIFGNLGNLRRPGGGNVNSYNVVDHIPKTAREECPVPRGNYANSVMGINVVRGANREQPDPLCRAISTRMDPETLKIMGNEDYKSGKFAEALALYDAAIAIDPNKPSYRSNKSAALAALGRLLEAVFECREAIRIEPQYHRAHHRLATLYFRLGEAEKALYHFKHAGPEADQVDIAKVKTLQAHLNKCTEARKLRDWNTLIKETGSAISAGADSAPQIFAFQAEGLLKLRRHQDADETLLKGPNFEADACTRFLGPIGSAYLLVIRAQVDMAAGRLDDALETVQRAARLDSNNREANVVMKKAKAVAAARAKGNELFKASMFSEASAAYEEGLDHDPYNSVLLCNRAACLSKLGQFERAVGDCTAALNVRPSYSKARLRRADCNAKLEKWEASIQDYEVLLKETPGDEDQVRQGLLEAREQLKKQRGDH from the exons ATGGAACAGAAATCGCAGGAAAAGCAATCGCGTTGTTGTCTATTAAATGCAGTCTTTGGGCAACGTAGTTTTTGGCCAAGAAGAGCTACCTCCACCGGCTCGATTCCAGGCGTAAATGATCCCAAGACACCGGGCACTCCAAATTCAAGGAGGAGACGAGTTGGCTCCGATGACAGCTCGATCCATGGAACCCCATCTAAGGCCGCAGAATCGTTACCAAAACCGGTGGCAAGACATACCCAAGTTCCTCACCAGGCGCCTACTGTGGATTACCAAAATCATGGCAGAAGACCCTGCAATAACGAAGCTGCAGGAGTCGTGCCCTCATCAGCCGCAGGCTTAAGAAAGGCAACTCCTTGCCAAGGATATATTAACCAAGGCAAAAGGGTGCCAAAGGACGCCATTGGAATTTCTGGCGAGCTTGAAAGCATTATCGTTGATCACCAAAAAGGTCAGGGCGGTGGTAATCTTGTTCGGGCTTCGTCGAGCAATGTCATGATTTTTGGCAATCTAGGTAACTTGAGGAGACCAGGAGGAGGAAATGTGAATTCGTATAATGTTGTTGATCATATTCCCAAGACAGCAAGAGAAGAATGCCCGGTGCCCAGAGGAAATTACGCAAATAGTGTAATGGGAATTAATGTGGTTAGAGGTGCTAATAGAGAGCAACCAGATCCCCTGTGCCGGGCTATCTCGACTAGAATGGATCCAGAGACATTGAAGATTATGGGCAATGAGGATTACAAGAGTGGAAAATTTGCAGAAGCCCTGGCTTTGTATGATGCTGCCATTGCTATTGACCCCAATAAGCCTTCATACAGAAGCAACAAAAGTGCGGCATTAGCCGCTCTTGGTAGGCTCCTTGAGGCAGTTTTTGAGTGCAGAGAAGCTATCCGCATCGAACCTCAATATCATAGAGCTCATCATCGTTTGGCAACATTATAttttag ATTAGGGGAGGCAGAAAAGGCCTTGTATCACTTCAAACATGCAGGACCAGAGGCCGACCAAGTTGACATTGCTAAAGTGAAAACGCTTCAGGCACATCTCAACAAGTGTACCGAAGCTCGCAAATTGCGAGATTGGAACACCCTGATAAAAGAAACAGGAAGTGCTATATCTGCAGGTGCAGATTCAGCACCACAG ATATTTGCATTCCAAGCGGAGGGCTTGTTGAAGCTTCGTAGGCACCAAGATGCGGACGAGACATTGCTGAAGGGTCCTAATTTTGAGGCTGACGCTTGTACTAGATTTCTCGGGCCGATTGGCAGCGCATATTTGTTAGTCATACGGGCTCAAGTCGACATGGCTGCCGGCAG ACTGGACGATGCATTGGAGACAGTTCAAAGAGCAGCTCGCCTTGACTCAAACAACAGGGAAGCGAACGTTGTGATGAAGAAGGCTAAGGCTGTTGCAGCAGCTCGAGCAAAAGGGAACGAGCTTTTCAAGGCATCAATGTTCTCCGAGGCAAGTGCTGCATACGAAGAGGGACTCGACCATGACCCATACAATTCAGTGTTGCTGTGCAACCGAGCTGCTTGCCTGTCCAAACTTGGCCAATTTGAGAGAGCTGTGGGGGATTGCACCGCTGCGCTTAACGTACGCCCCTCTTACAGCAAGGCTAGACTAAGAAGAGCCGATTGCAATGCCAAG CTGGAAAAATGGGAAGCTTCGATTCAAGACTACGAGGTCTTGTTGAAGGAAACACCGGGAGACGAGGATCAGGTGAGGCAAGGTTTGTTAGAGGCCCGGGAACAGCTCAAGAAACAACGTGGTGAtcattga
- the LOC122306787 gene encoding NDR1/HIN1-like protein 13: protein MEGRVSPVGGDDSDDDPIMPPPPPPPPPPPPSSSLQAHHSETYVIQIPKNQIYRIPPPENAIIAERHRTPDKNNKNKVCRSSLWIIGVILVAAVLIGLALVVFYFIFSPKVPIFSIAHVLAKNNTHSSPHKHSGPRYEISMDAKNPNQFMAISYKHGGLATLSFKGKKIAKGKFPRWYQGENSSKRIKVFLQAANAAVPNEIGKIMMNAKAKKSKTLVSLALDVKVPVKVKFGAIKTWSMDTNVACKLKVSTLGVGSRILSQDCHTKFKF from the coding sequence ATGGAGGGGCGGGTTTCGCCTGTTGGAGGCGATGATAGTGATGATGATCCTATAATGccaccacctccacctccacctccgccACCGCCACCTTCGTCATCTCTACAGGCCCACCACTCTGAAACTTATGTGATCCAAAtacctaaaaatcaaatttatcgtATTCCACCTCCTGAGAATGCTATTATTGCAGAACGTCACCGTACTccagataaaaataataagaacaaAGTATGTCGTTCCAGTTTGTGGATAATTGGTGTCATCTTGGTTGCTGCTGTTTTAATTGGGCTAGCGCTAGTGGTTTTCTACTTCATATTTAGTCCAAAAGTTCCTATATTCTCCATTGCGCACGTCCTAGCTAAGAATAATACTCACTCTTCACCTCATAAACATTCCGGGCCAAGGTACGAAATCTCCATGGATGCCAAGAATCCGAATCAATTCATGGCAATTAGTTACAAGCATGGGGGGCTTGCCACATTGTCTTTCAAGGGCAAAAAGATTGCTAAGGGCAAGTTTCCAAGATGGTATCAAGGAGAGAACAGTTCTAAAAGGATTAAAGTTTTCTTACAAGCAGCAAATGCAGCGGTGCCTAATGAGATTGGGAAGATAATGATGAATGCCAAGGCCAAGAAATCAAAGACATTGGTCTCTTTAGCTCTAGATGTGAAAGTTCCTGTGAAGGTGAAATTTGGTGCGATTAAGACGTGGAGTATGGACACGAACGTTGCATGTAAACTTAAGGTGAGTACATTGGGCGTGGGTTCGCGGATATTGTCGCAAGATTGTCACACTAAATTCAAATTCTAG